Proteins encoded in a region of the Syngnathus typhle isolate RoL2023-S1 ecotype Sweden linkage group LG20, RoL_Styp_1.0, whole genome shotgun sequence genome:
- the fbxl2 gene encoding F-box/LRR-repeat protein 2 isoform X2 — protein MNGITKGRFEVFSSSDEAPINKKLPKELLLRIFSYLDVVTLCRCAQVSKAWNVLALDGSNWQKIDLFNFQTDIEGRVVENISKRCGGFLRQLSLRGCLSVGDAAMRTFAQNCRNIEVLNLNGCTKITDSTCLSLSKFCSKLKHLDLTSCVSVTNHSLKALSDGCRMLETLNLSWCDQITRDGIDALSRGCAALRTLFLRGCTQLDDGALKHLQKHCQDLTAINLQSCTQITDDGLVSLCRGCHKLQILCVSGCGNITDASLIALGLNCPRLKILEAARCSHVTDAGFTVLARNCHELEKMDLEECILVTDNTLVQLSIHCPRLQALSLSHCELITDDGIRALSASACGQERLSVVELDNCPLITDVTLEHLKSCHSLERIELYDCQQVTRAGIKRIRAFILPHLRLRRPTFPTSRSTLTSPPSRPLPRCTAAGSACVAAASSSDSGGPGGATSACRCCCSENHRGRVMEWGQGSG, from the exons ATGAACGGGATCACCAAGGGCCGCTTCGAG gtGTTCTCAAGCAGTGATGAAGCCCCCATCAATAAGAAGCTCCCCAAAGAGCTCCTGCTTAG aaTATTCTCCTATCTGGACGTGGTCACCCTCTGCCGGTGTGCTCAAGTCTCCAAG GCCTGGAATGTTCTGGCGCTGGACGGCAGCAACTGGCAGAAGATCGACTTGTTCAACTTCCAAACGGACATCGAG gGCCGTGTGGTGGAGAACATCTCCAAGCGGTGTGGAGGTTTCCTGAGGCAGCTCAGCTTGCGGGGATGCCTGAGCGTGGGCGACGCGGCCATGAG AACTTTTGCACAGAACTGTCGTAACATCGAAGTGTTGAACCTGAACGGCTGCACCAAGATCACAGACAGCACCTGCCTCAGCCTCAGCAAGTTCTGCTCCAAACTCAAACATCTGGACCTCACCTCCTGCGTCTCCGTCACCAACCATTCCCTCAAGGCCCTCAG CGACGGCTGCCGCATGTTGGAGACGCTGAATCTGTCCTGGTGCGACCAGATCACGCGCGACGGCATCGACGCTCTTTCCCGAGGCTGCGCTGCATTACGGACACTCTTCCTCAGAGGCTGCACACAA CTGGACGACGGCGCCTTGAAACATTTGCAGAAGCACTGCCAAGACCTCACCGCCATCAATTTGCAGTCGTGcacg CAAATCACTGATGATGGTCTGGTGAGTCTGTGCCGAGGATGCCACAAGCTGCAGATCCTCTGCGTGTCGGGCTGCGGCAACATCACGGACGCCTCCCTCATCGCACTGGGACTCAACTGTCCTCGActcaa GATCCTCGAAGCTGCTCGATGTTCCCACGTGACGGACGCCGGCTTCACCGTGCTGGCCAGG AACTGCCACGAGCTTGAAAAAATGGACTTAGAAGAATGTATTTTG GTGACAGATAACACTTTGGTTCAGCTGTCCATCCATTGCCCCCGTCTGCAAGCTttg TCTCTGTCTCACTGCGAGCTGATCACGGACGACGGCATCCGGGCACTGAGCGCGAGCGCCTGCGGCCAAGAGCGTCTGAGCGTGGTGGAGTTGGACAACTGCCCGCTCATCACCGACGTCACCCTGGAGCACTTGAAGAGCTGCCACAGCCTGGAGCGCATCGAGCTGTACGACTGCCAGCAAGTCACGCGGGCCGGCATCAAGCGCATCCGG GCTTTCATTCTGCCACATTTACGTTTGCGCAGGCCCACCTTCCCGACATCAAGGTCCACGCTTACTTCGCCCCCGTCACGCCCCCTCCCTCGGTGCACGGCGGCGGGCAGCGCCTGTGTCGCTGCTGCATCATCCTCTGACAGTGGAGGGCCAGGGGGGGCCACCTCTGCCTGCAGGTGCTGCTGCTCTGAAAACCACAGAGGAAGGGTGATGGAGTGGGGGCAGGGGTCGGGCTAG
- the fbxl2 gene encoding F-box/LRR-repeat protein 2 isoform X1, with translation MMIILQENDADSVSCVCVYLCVRAQVFSSSDEAPINKKLPKELLLRIFSYLDVVTLCRCAQVSKAWNVLALDGSNWQKIDLFNFQTDIEGRVVENISKRCGGFLRQLSLRGCLSVGDAAMRTFAQNCRNIEVLNLNGCTKITDSTCLSLSKFCSKLKHLDLTSCVSVTNHSLKALSDGCRMLETLNLSWCDQITRDGIDALSRGCAALRTLFLRGCTQLDDGALKHLQKHCQDLTAINLQSCTQITDDGLVSLCRGCHKLQILCVSGCGNITDASLIALGLNCPRLKILEAARCSHVTDAGFTVLARNCHELEKMDLEECILVTDNTLVQLSIHCPRLQALSLSHCELITDDGIRALSASACGQERLSVVELDNCPLITDVTLEHLKSCHSLERIELYDCQQVTRAGIKRIRAFILPHLRLRRPTFPTSRSTLTSPPSRPLPRCTAAGSACVAAASSSDSGGPGGATSACRCCCSENHRGRVMEWGQGSG, from the exons ATGATGATCATATTGCAGGAAAATGATGCTGACAGTGtgtcttgtgtttgtgtgtatttgtgtgtgcgcgcgcaggtGTTCTCAAGCAGTGATGAAGCCCCCATCAATAAGAAGCTCCCCAAAGAGCTCCTGCTTAG aaTATTCTCCTATCTGGACGTGGTCACCCTCTGCCGGTGTGCTCAAGTCTCCAAG GCCTGGAATGTTCTGGCGCTGGACGGCAGCAACTGGCAGAAGATCGACTTGTTCAACTTCCAAACGGACATCGAG gGCCGTGTGGTGGAGAACATCTCCAAGCGGTGTGGAGGTTTCCTGAGGCAGCTCAGCTTGCGGGGATGCCTGAGCGTGGGCGACGCGGCCATGAG AACTTTTGCACAGAACTGTCGTAACATCGAAGTGTTGAACCTGAACGGCTGCACCAAGATCACAGACAGCACCTGCCTCAGCCTCAGCAAGTTCTGCTCCAAACTCAAACATCTGGACCTCACCTCCTGCGTCTCCGTCACCAACCATTCCCTCAAGGCCCTCAG CGACGGCTGCCGCATGTTGGAGACGCTGAATCTGTCCTGGTGCGACCAGATCACGCGCGACGGCATCGACGCTCTTTCCCGAGGCTGCGCTGCATTACGGACACTCTTCCTCAGAGGCTGCACACAA CTGGACGACGGCGCCTTGAAACATTTGCAGAAGCACTGCCAAGACCTCACCGCCATCAATTTGCAGTCGTGcacg CAAATCACTGATGATGGTCTGGTGAGTCTGTGCCGAGGATGCCACAAGCTGCAGATCCTCTGCGTGTCGGGCTGCGGCAACATCACGGACGCCTCCCTCATCGCACTGGGACTCAACTGTCCTCGActcaa GATCCTCGAAGCTGCTCGATGTTCCCACGTGACGGACGCCGGCTTCACCGTGCTGGCCAGG AACTGCCACGAGCTTGAAAAAATGGACTTAGAAGAATGTATTTTG GTGACAGATAACACTTTGGTTCAGCTGTCCATCCATTGCCCCCGTCTGCAAGCTttg TCTCTGTCTCACTGCGAGCTGATCACGGACGACGGCATCCGGGCACTGAGCGCGAGCGCCTGCGGCCAAGAGCGTCTGAGCGTGGTGGAGTTGGACAACTGCCCGCTCATCACCGACGTCACCCTGGAGCACTTGAAGAGCTGCCACAGCCTGGAGCGCATCGAGCTGTACGACTGCCAGCAAGTCACGCGGGCCGGCATCAAGCGCATCCGG GCTTTCATTCTGCCACATTTACGTTTGCGCAGGCCCACCTTCCCGACATCAAGGTCCACGCTTACTTCGCCCCCGTCACGCCCCCTCCCTCGGTGCACGGCGGCGGGCAGCGCCTGTGTCGCTGCTGCATCATCCTCTGACAGTGGAGGGCCAGGGGGGGCCACCTCTGCCTGCAGGTGCTGCTGCTCTGAAAACCACAGAGGAAGGGTGATGGAGTGGGGGCAGGGGTCGGGCTAG
- the fbxl2 gene encoding F-box/LRR-repeat protein 2 isoform X3 → MMIILQENDADSVSCVCVYLCVRAQVFSSSDEAPINKKLPKELLLRIFSYLDVVTLCRCAQVSKAWNVLALDGSNWQKIDLFNFQTDIEGRVVENISKRCGGFLRQLSLRGCLSVGDAAMRTFAQNCRNIEVLNLNGCTKITDSTCLSLSKFCSKLKHLDLTSCVSVTNHSLKALSDGCRMLETLNLSWCDQITRDGIDALSRGCAALRTLFLRGCTQLDDGALKHLQKHCQDLTAINLQSCTQITDDGLVSLCRGCHKLQILCVSGCGNITDASLIALGLNCPRLKILEAARCSHVTDAGFTVLARNCHELEKMDLEECILVTDNTLVQLSIHCPRLQALSLSHCELITDDGIRALSASACGQERLSVVELDNCPLITDVTLEHLKSCHSLERIELYDCQQVTRAGIKRIRAHLPDIKVHAYFAPVTPPPSVHGGGQRLCRCCIIL, encoded by the exons ATGATGATCATATTGCAGGAAAATGATGCTGACAGTGtgtcttgtgtttgtgtgtatttgtgtgtgcgcgcgcaggtGTTCTCAAGCAGTGATGAAGCCCCCATCAATAAGAAGCTCCCCAAAGAGCTCCTGCTTAG aaTATTCTCCTATCTGGACGTGGTCACCCTCTGCCGGTGTGCTCAAGTCTCCAAG GCCTGGAATGTTCTGGCGCTGGACGGCAGCAACTGGCAGAAGATCGACTTGTTCAACTTCCAAACGGACATCGAG gGCCGTGTGGTGGAGAACATCTCCAAGCGGTGTGGAGGTTTCCTGAGGCAGCTCAGCTTGCGGGGATGCCTGAGCGTGGGCGACGCGGCCATGAG AACTTTTGCACAGAACTGTCGTAACATCGAAGTGTTGAACCTGAACGGCTGCACCAAGATCACAGACAGCACCTGCCTCAGCCTCAGCAAGTTCTGCTCCAAACTCAAACATCTGGACCTCACCTCCTGCGTCTCCGTCACCAACCATTCCCTCAAGGCCCTCAG CGACGGCTGCCGCATGTTGGAGACGCTGAATCTGTCCTGGTGCGACCAGATCACGCGCGACGGCATCGACGCTCTTTCCCGAGGCTGCGCTGCATTACGGACACTCTTCCTCAGAGGCTGCACACAA CTGGACGACGGCGCCTTGAAACATTTGCAGAAGCACTGCCAAGACCTCACCGCCATCAATTTGCAGTCGTGcacg CAAATCACTGATGATGGTCTGGTGAGTCTGTGCCGAGGATGCCACAAGCTGCAGATCCTCTGCGTGTCGGGCTGCGGCAACATCACGGACGCCTCCCTCATCGCACTGGGACTCAACTGTCCTCGActcaa GATCCTCGAAGCTGCTCGATGTTCCCACGTGACGGACGCCGGCTTCACCGTGCTGGCCAGG AACTGCCACGAGCTTGAAAAAATGGACTTAGAAGAATGTATTTTG GTGACAGATAACACTTTGGTTCAGCTGTCCATCCATTGCCCCCGTCTGCAAGCTttg TCTCTGTCTCACTGCGAGCTGATCACGGACGACGGCATCCGGGCACTGAGCGCGAGCGCCTGCGGCCAAGAGCGTCTGAGCGTGGTGGAGTTGGACAACTGCCCGCTCATCACCGACGTCACCCTGGAGCACTTGAAGAGCTGCCACAGCCTGGAGCGCATCGAGCTGTACGACTGCCAGCAAGTCACGCGGGCCGGCATCAAGCGCATCCGG GCCCACCTTCCCGACATCAAGGTCCACGCTTACTTCGCCCCCGTCACGCCCCCTCCCTCGGTGCACGGCGGCGGGCAGCGCCTGTGTCGCTGCTGCATCATCCTCTGA
- the fbxl2 gene encoding F-box/LRR-repeat protein 2 isoform X4 produces MNGITKGRFEVFSSSDEAPINKKLPKELLLRIFSYLDVVTLCRCAQVSKAWNVLALDGSNWQKIDLFNFQTDIEGRVVENISKRCGGFLRQLSLRGCLSVGDAAMRTFAQNCRNIEVLNLNGCTKITDSTCLSLSKFCSKLKHLDLTSCVSVTNHSLKALSDGCRMLETLNLSWCDQITRDGIDALSRGCAALRTLFLRGCTQLDDGALKHLQKHCQDLTAINLQSCTQITDDGLVSLCRGCHKLQILCVSGCGNITDASLIALGLNCPRLKILEAARCSHVTDAGFTVLARNCHELEKMDLEECILVTDNTLVQLSIHCPRLQALSLSHCELITDDGIRALSASACGQERLSVVELDNCPLITDVTLEHLKSCHSLERIELYDCQQVTRAGIKRIRAHLPDIKVHAYFAPVTPPPSVHGGGQRLCRCCIIL; encoded by the exons ATGAACGGGATCACCAAGGGCCGCTTCGAG gtGTTCTCAAGCAGTGATGAAGCCCCCATCAATAAGAAGCTCCCCAAAGAGCTCCTGCTTAG aaTATTCTCCTATCTGGACGTGGTCACCCTCTGCCGGTGTGCTCAAGTCTCCAAG GCCTGGAATGTTCTGGCGCTGGACGGCAGCAACTGGCAGAAGATCGACTTGTTCAACTTCCAAACGGACATCGAG gGCCGTGTGGTGGAGAACATCTCCAAGCGGTGTGGAGGTTTCCTGAGGCAGCTCAGCTTGCGGGGATGCCTGAGCGTGGGCGACGCGGCCATGAG AACTTTTGCACAGAACTGTCGTAACATCGAAGTGTTGAACCTGAACGGCTGCACCAAGATCACAGACAGCACCTGCCTCAGCCTCAGCAAGTTCTGCTCCAAACTCAAACATCTGGACCTCACCTCCTGCGTCTCCGTCACCAACCATTCCCTCAAGGCCCTCAG CGACGGCTGCCGCATGTTGGAGACGCTGAATCTGTCCTGGTGCGACCAGATCACGCGCGACGGCATCGACGCTCTTTCCCGAGGCTGCGCTGCATTACGGACACTCTTCCTCAGAGGCTGCACACAA CTGGACGACGGCGCCTTGAAACATTTGCAGAAGCACTGCCAAGACCTCACCGCCATCAATTTGCAGTCGTGcacg CAAATCACTGATGATGGTCTGGTGAGTCTGTGCCGAGGATGCCACAAGCTGCAGATCCTCTGCGTGTCGGGCTGCGGCAACATCACGGACGCCTCCCTCATCGCACTGGGACTCAACTGTCCTCGActcaa GATCCTCGAAGCTGCTCGATGTTCCCACGTGACGGACGCCGGCTTCACCGTGCTGGCCAGG AACTGCCACGAGCTTGAAAAAATGGACTTAGAAGAATGTATTTTG GTGACAGATAACACTTTGGTTCAGCTGTCCATCCATTGCCCCCGTCTGCAAGCTttg TCTCTGTCTCACTGCGAGCTGATCACGGACGACGGCATCCGGGCACTGAGCGCGAGCGCCTGCGGCCAAGAGCGTCTGAGCGTGGTGGAGTTGGACAACTGCCCGCTCATCACCGACGTCACCCTGGAGCACTTGAAGAGCTGCCACAGCCTGGAGCGCATCGAGCTGTACGACTGCCAGCAAGTCACGCGGGCCGGCATCAAGCGCATCCGG GCCCACCTTCCCGACATCAAGGTCCACGCTTACTTCGCCCCCGTCACGCCCCCTCCCTCGGTGCACGGCGGCGGGCAGCGCCTGTGTCGCTGCTGCATCATCCTCTGA
- the susd5 gene encoding sarcoplasmic reticulum histidine-rich calcium-binding protein — MLGFLGCFACLLVASVVNANGRVFVVELGNASSSSSFSDAERACASRRARLAVTSELRHAVMECFFSSCTRGWLYGGSLGTTVCSYVGGSLKAVDVRTENATGDSRSSSGFCIKDKGVACGDPPSFPNARLQGQDGFELGDELLYTCVPGYVMPNGHSAFSLLCDSCGEWYGLVQICVKDSTETHVDYDDQFTYADADNQNEDDGPVEVHEITIHTEEPRDQELQEIHFQREEVDSNLDGQHEMEVDAAETSDKERGVVDSVEHPSWGQEVVTTASTDPPGSLLTQKHLFWFPSETFQQEQHPVSVDPVTTTQRTSGGQSEENLNSEQESLTPHVSQVEQIPVEQEELDHQDRYEDHEHYDMGEHEEVHYGSRNDSSEERGVHEDSSHLQENVSEEQPDRDDHEEPYDENEHNDDHDEHYDHERHDDEDTVHQYDHDDQDHEERDDDDGNDHYDHNEHESEDHNLDNDEGRRDGNDSHAEHDSHSEHDSHEDDDEHHQHVMFVETGRNGTRDHVGAATTTDETWLDGHPVAAHPNEVEKLLPGTSVSETPESLETAAPDNPASSSDTLEYDTQQVVPTHSWLLDLTQQPFPDPAQGGDTSAGAAGERANLPGEAGERGEVEGEMGETVCVGDNCPPPRASRRGPTVAAIIAAVCVVAAAVILTVWCYRRRQQKSSAYNMNGKGQSTQHMEMQQKV; from the exons ATGCTGGGCTTCCTTGGATGCTTTGCTTGTCTTTTGGTGGCTTCTGTTGTCAATGCAAATg GTCGAGTGTTTGTGGTGGAGCTCGGGAACGCGTCTTCCAGTTCGTCGTTCAGTGACGCCGAGCGGGCTTGCGCCTCCCGGCGGGCCCGGCTAGCGGTGACCTCGGAATTGAGGCACGCCGTCATGGAGTGTTTCTTCTCCTCGTGCACCCGCGGGTGGCTTTACGGGGGCTCCCTCGG CACCACCGTGTGTAGCTACGTAGGCGGCTCGCTAAAGGCCGTGGACGTGAGGACGGAAAACGCCACGGGCGACTCCAGAAGCTCGAGCGGATTCTGTATCAAAGATAAAG GAGTGGCGTGCGGAGACCCCCCTTCCTTCCCCAACGCCCGTCTGCAGGGCCAAGACGGTTTTGAGCTGGGCGACGAACTCCTCTACACATGCGTGCCGGGATACGTCATGCCCAACGGTCACAGCGCCTTCAGCTTGTTGTGCGACAGCTGTGGCGAGTGGTACGGACTGGTCCAGATTTGCGTCAAAG ACTCAACAGAGACTCACGTGGATTACGATGACCAGTTCACGTACGCCGATGCGGACAATCAGAACGAGGACGACGGGCCCGTGGAGGTTCACGAGATCACGATCCACACGGAAGAACCCAGGGACCAGGAGCTGCAAGAAATCCACTTTCAAAGAGAAGAAGTGGATTCAAATCTGGATGGTCAGCATGAGATGGAAGTAGACGCCGCGGAAACAAGCGATAAGGAACGAGGCGTGGTGGACTCCGTCGAGCACCCGAGTTGGGGGCAGGAAGTGGTGACCACGGCGTCCACAGACCCGCCAGGCTCCCTCTTGACCCAAAAACACCTCTTCTGGTTCCCCTCGGAGACCTTCCAGCAAGAACAACACCCGGTTTCCGTGGACCCCGTGACCACCACTCAGCGGACCTCCGGCGGCCAATCCGAGGAGAACCTCAACAGTGAGCAAGAGAGTCTCACTCCCCATGTCAGTCAAGTGGAACAAATTCCAGTTGAGCAGGAAGAGCTGGACCACCAAGACCGCTACGAAGACCACGAACACTATGACATGGGCGAGCATGAGGAGGTTCACTACGGCAGCCGGAACGACAGCTCCGAGGAACGTGGTGTCCATGAGGACAGCAGCCATCTTCAGGAGAATGTTTCTGAGGAGCAGCCGGATCGTGACGATCACGAAGAACCATACGATGAAAACGAGCACAACGACGATCACGACGAACACTATGACCACGAACGACATGATGATGAAGATACTGTACATCAATATGATCACGATGATCAGGACCATGAAGAacgagatgatgatgatggcaacGATCATTACGATCACAACGAGCACGAGAGCGAGGACCACAACCTGGATAACGACGAGGGCAGGCGGGACGGCAACGACAGCCACGCCGAACACGATAGCCATTCGGAACACGACAGCCACGAAGACGACGACGAGCATCATCAGCATGTCATGTTTGTCGAAACCGGCAGGAATGGCACCCGCGACCACGTGGGAGCGGCGACCACCACGGACGAGACCTGGCTGGACGGACACCCGGTGGCCGCCCACCCTAACGAGGTCGAAAAACTCCTCCCTGGCACCAGCGTGTCGGAAACACCAGAATCTCTGGAGACCGCCGCCCCGGACAACCCCGCCTCCTCCTCTGATACCCTCGAGTACGACACCCAGCAGGTGGTCCCCACCCACTCGTGGCTCCTGGACCTCACCCAGCAACCCTTCCCGGATCCGGCACAGGGCGGCGACACCTCGGCCGGGGCCGCGGGGGAGCGCGCCAACTTGCCCGGTGAGGCTGGTGAGAGGGGCGAGGTGGAGGGCGAGATGGGCGAGACGGTGTGCGTCGGGGACAACTGCCCACCTCCCAGAGCCTCACGCCGGGGCCCCACCGTGGCGGCCATTATTGCGGCGGTCTGCGTGGTGGCAGCGGCCGTCATATTGACCGTGTGGTGCTACCGGCGGCGACAGCAGAAGAGCTCGGCGTACAACATGAACGGGAAGGGACAAAGCACCCAGCACATGGAGATGCAGCAGAAAGTttaa